The Bacillus sp. Y1 genome has a window encoding:
- a CDS encoding toast rack family protein: MKKLIYGVVIATGALMLAGCNILEVGNDAYEKSLLVESDKAEELELEVNMGAGELTLEQGTKEWVTGVAKYNNKELEPEVTYKLTGDTGEITIDQSKSEDINVNKGGLKNEWNLQATNKVPMELIVNSGASASTLNLSGLKLQDLQINAGVGDLTVDLSGDWNNSFDVNMDMGVGVTTLILPKDVGVKVISEKGLGVRSVEGLSLEGDGVYVNDKLGKSDVTITVNADLGIGEFEIKEE, encoded by the coding sequence ATGAAAAAATTAATATATGGAGTTGTGATAGCTACGGGAGCACTTATGCTTGCAGGGTGCAATATCTTGGAAGTCGGGAATGATGCATATGAAAAAAGTCTATTGGTTGAAAGTGATAAAGCAGAAGAGCTAGAGCTTGAGGTAAACATGGGAGCGGGAGAATTAACATTGGAACAAGGAACAAAGGAGTGGGTAACTGGAGTGGCGAAGTACAACAATAAAGAGTTAGAGCCTGAGGTTACCTATAAATTAACCGGAGATACAGGGGAAATAACTATTGACCAATCAAAGAGCGAAGATATCAATGTAAATAAAGGCGGCCTAAAAAATGAATGGAATCTACAGGCAACGAATAAAGTTCCAATGGAATTGATTGTGAACTCTGGTGCTTCCGCTAGTACATTGAACTTATCAGGATTAAAGCTTCAAGACCTTCAAATTAACGCCGGTGTTGGAGATCTTACTGTTGATTTAAGCGGAGACTGGAACAATAGTTTTGATGTAAATATGGATATGGGGGTAGGAGTAACAACATTGATTTTACCTAAAGATGTTGGGGTAAAGGTTATTTCGGAAAAAGGTTTAGGAGTAAGATCAGTGGAAGGATTATCGTTAGAGGGAGATGGAGTCTACGTAAATGACAAGCTTGGCAAAAGTGACGTCACAATAACGGTGAATGCGGATCTAGGAATTGGGGAGTTTGAGATTAAAGAGGAGTAG
- a CDS encoding MDR family MFS transporter has translation MPRALWLLIIGMAVNVTGSSFLWPLNTIYIHEHLGKSLTVAGFVLMLNAGASVAGNLFGGALFDKIGGYKAILLGIGITVAALIGLTFWHGWPMYVVFLTIIGFGSGIVFPSMYAMAGTVWKEGGRSAFNAIYVAQNLGVAIGAALGGLVASYSFQWIFVANTLMYILFLFIAVFGYRGIQSSNSGGKQTNILEQSISVKSHAKLYALLILCIGYLLCWVGYVQWQSTIASHTQELGISLKQYSVLWTINGALIVVAQPIINKLLKPFAHQIKGQIITGILIFILSFVVASVANEFSGFLTAMVILTIGEMLVWPAVPTIADKLAPKGREGFYQGIVNSTATGGRMIGPLLGGILVDFYGHQMMLLILITLFVISIVTTFIYDRNLQTRTEAIQTSVMN, from the coding sequence ATGCCTAGAGCTCTATGGTTACTAATTATAGGGATGGCGGTGAATGTGACCGGCTCTTCTTTTTTATGGCCTTTAAACACGATTTACATCCATGAGCACTTAGGGAAATCATTGACGGTGGCTGGGTTTGTTCTTATGTTAAACGCTGGTGCAAGTGTAGCGGGTAATTTATTTGGTGGAGCTTTGTTTGATAAAATTGGTGGTTATAAAGCCATTTTACTTGGCATCGGAATTACTGTGGCCGCACTTATAGGCCTTACCTTTTGGCATGGGTGGCCCATGTATGTTGTCTTTTTAACGATCATTGGTTTTGGTTCTGGAATCGTTTTTCCTTCTATGTACGCAATGGCAGGAACCGTATGGAAGGAAGGAGGAAGAAGTGCATTTAATGCTATTTATGTTGCCCAAAATTTAGGGGTAGCTATTGGGGCTGCTCTTGGCGGTCTTGTTGCATCGTATTCCTTTCAGTGGATTTTTGTCGCCAATACACTAATGTATATTCTCTTTTTATTCATAGCTGTGTTTGGTTATCGTGGAATACAATCAAGTAATAGTGGTGGTAAGCAGACTAATATTTTAGAACAATCTATTTCAGTGAAAAGTCATGCAAAGCTATATGCACTTTTGATTTTATGTATCGGGTATTTGTTATGCTGGGTTGGTTATGTACAGTGGCAGTCTACCATTGCTTCACACACACAGGAGCTTGGGATTTCATTAAAGCAATACAGTGTTTTATGGACCATAAACGGTGCGTTGATTGTTGTTGCTCAGCCCATCATTAATAAATTGTTGAAACCATTTGCTCATCAAATAAAAGGGCAAATTATCACAGGTATTCTTATATTTATTCTTTCATTTGTCGTTGCTTCTGTAGCAAATGAATTTTCTGGATTCCTAACAGCAATGGTCATTCTAACGATTGGTGAAATGCTTGTCTGGCCGGCGGTACCAACCATTGCTGATAAGTTAGCTCCTAAGGGAAGAGAAGGATTTTATCAGGGAATCGTCAATAGTACGGCAACAGGTGGCAGAATGATTGGTCCACTATTGGGAGGAATACTCGTAGACTTTTATGGACATCAGATGATGTTGTTAATCTTAATCACATTATTTGTGATCTCCATTGTAACCACATTCATATATGATCGAAATCTTCAAACCAGAACTGAGGCAATACAAACAAGCGTAATGAACTAG
- a CDS encoding glycogen biosynthesis protein GlgD, whose protein sequence is MKKRSKQNNPEQKTRNGINNQDVELGSDFDQVKASKKKYENRGGQPVKSKFHPEPEQSS, encoded by the coding sequence ATGAAAAAGCGTTCAAAACAAAACAACCCTGAACAAAAAACAAGAAACGGAATCAACAATCAAGACGTAGAGCTTGGATCTGATTTCGATCAGGTAAAAGCATCAAAAAAGAAGTATGAAAACAGAGGCGGCCAGCCTGTGAAATCTAAATTTCATCCAGAACCAGAGCAAAGCTCTTAA
- a CDS encoding YtzC family protein, with product MATHESMNNLFEKCNAVLRNAETQYIVSSKQDHYNDENLDIAMRELEDAYNDVAKMALSANEVQREDLHRMRLQIQQLQNQMTLLDR from the coding sequence ATGGCAACTCATGAATCCATGAATAACCTCTTTGAGAAATGTAATGCGGTTCTACGAAATGCAGAGACGCAGTATATCGTAAGCAGTAAACAGGATCATTATAACGATGAGAACCTTGATATTGCTATGAGAGAGCTTGAGGATGCATACAATGATGTCGCAAAAATGGCATTAAGTGCAAATGAGGTACAACGAGAAGATTTACACCGTATGAGGCTGCAAATTCAGCAGCTCCAAAACCAAATGACGTTACTTGATCGATAG
- a CDS encoding TIGR01212 family radical SAM protein (This family includes YhcC from E. coli K-12, an uncharacterized radical SAM protein.), which translates to MSKLHPFLYASDNKRYHTWNYHLRKTFGHKVFKVALDGGFDCPNRDGTVAYGGCTFCSAAGSGDFAGNRVDDLMTQFQHIKEKMHSKWKDGKYMAYFQAYTNTHGPIEELKEKFESVLSQEGVVGISIATRPDCLPDEVVEYLAELNKRTYLWVELGLQTVHERTALLINRAHDYQCYVEGVNKLRKHNIRICSHIINGLPLESYDMMMTTAKEVAKLDVQGIKIHLLHLLKGTPMVKQYEKGMLEFLPFENYVSLVCDQLEILPPEMIVHRITGDGPIDLMIGPMWSVNKWEVLNAIDAELKRRDSWQGKFYRVEATSL; encoded by the coding sequence GTGAGTAAGTTACATCCTTTTTTATATGCATCAGATAATAAGCGATATCATACATGGAATTACCACTTAAGAAAAACCTTTGGACATAAAGTTTTTAAAGTAGCACTTGATGGAGGCTTTGATTGTCCAAACCGAGACGGCACTGTTGCTTATGGGGGCTGTACCTTTTGTAGCGCAGCAGGCTCAGGAGACTTCGCAGGAAATAGAGTAGATGATTTAATGACACAGTTCCAACATATAAAAGAGAAAATGCACTCAAAATGGAAAGATGGCAAGTATATGGCTTATTTTCAAGCCTATACGAACACACATGGGCCAATTGAGGAATTAAAAGAAAAATTCGAAAGTGTCCTTTCACAAGAAGGCGTTGTAGGTATATCTATAGCTACAAGACCTGATTGTCTACCTGACGAAGTGGTTGAGTATTTAGCAGAACTCAATAAGAGAACCTACTTATGGGTAGAGTTAGGTCTTCAAACCGTTCATGAACGAACAGCATTATTGATAAATAGAGCTCATGATTACCAATGTTACGTGGAGGGAGTAAACAAGCTTCGCAAGCATAATATTCGAATTTGCTCACATATTATTAATGGGTTGCCACTTGAGTCATATGACATGATGATGACAACTGCAAAAGAAGTGGCAAAGCTGGACGTACAAGGAATTAAGATTCATTTATTACACCTTTTAAAGGGAACACCTATGGTAAAGCAATATGAAAAGGGAATGCTTGAGTTTCTTCCTTTTGAAAACTACGTAAGCTTAGTATGTGACCAATTAGAAATTTTACCACCTGAAATGATTGTCCATCGAATTACGGGGGATGGACCGATTGATTTAATGATTGGACCCATGTGGAGCGTGAATAAATGGGAAGTATTAAATGCGATTGACGCTGAACTCAAAAGACGAGACAGCTGGCAAGGGAAGTTCTATCGTGTGGAGGCCACCAGCTTATGA
- a CDS encoding class I SAM-dependent methyltransferase — protein sequence MKLERILPFARSLLEKAFIPDTVAVDATLGNGHDTYFLAKLASACGHVYGFDIQEQAIQATKERLAEENLSDRVTLIHRGHEELKAFIPESAKGRITAAIFNLGYLPGGDKSIVTKPETTISAIEQLLELLAVEGIIVLVIYHGHDEGAIERDKLLQYVKELDQQKAHVLRYQFENQKNNAPFIIAIEKRS from the coding sequence ATGAAGCTAGAGAGAATTTTGCCCTTTGCGAGAAGCTTGCTAGAAAAGGCATTTATCCCGGATACCGTAGCAGTAGATGCTACTTTAGGAAATGGACATGATACTTATTTTTTAGCAAAGCTCGCAAGCGCTTGCGGACATGTGTATGGTTTTGATATTCAAGAACAAGCCATTCAAGCGACTAAAGAGCGCCTAGCGGAGGAAAACCTTTCAGATCGCGTCACCCTAATCCATCGTGGACATGAAGAGTTGAAAGCCTTCATTCCCGAATCAGCAAAAGGAAGAATAACAGCAGCGATCTTCAACTTAGGATATCTTCCCGGAGGAGACAAGAGCATTGTTACAAAACCTGAAACTACTATTTCCGCCATTGAGCAGCTTTTGGAACTTTTAGCTGTCGAAGGAATCATTGTCCTTGTCATTTACCATGGCCACGACGAAGGTGCGATTGAACGGGATAAACTTTTGCAATATGTGAAAGAGTTAGACCAGCAAAAAGCGCATGTCCTTCGTTATCAGTTTGAAAATCAGAAAAACAATGCCCCATTTATCATTGCTATTGAAAAACGATCATAA
- a CDS encoding tetraprenyl-beta-curcumene synthase family protein — MSVPTMPISLMTEVYRKVLPAVHRELRGWKARAEEIPNLELRKQALASIEHKAFHCEGGGILSLMGMDRYEEAIRFIVAYQTISDYLDNLCDRSTSLDPIDFATLHESMEHALTVGKEQKNYYEHREDQDDGGYLHDLVATCQEVLAGLDKYEMIREHLLELCRYYCDLQIHKHVQHEERIPRLKDWFGKHRSKIPEMEWYEFSACSGSTLGIFCLVSFAMSEGFTHHHADSIREGYFPYVQGLHILLDYFIDQEEDLDGGDLNFCFYYKDEKALFERLNHFVNEADRHIENLPYKRFHQLINRGLLGIYLSDDKVRNQRGVRKLSRTMIWNSGPVGLFFYINGRLYRSVQKWNIFRTRTH; from the coding sequence ATGAGTGTTCCAACAATGCCCATCAGCTTAATGACGGAAGTGTATAGGAAGGTTCTACCTGCTGTTCATAGAGAACTGAGGGGTTGGAAGGCGCGAGCGGAAGAAATACCGAATCTAGAACTTCGGAAGCAAGCGCTAGCTAGCATTGAACACAAAGCGTTTCATTGTGAAGGCGGTGGAATTCTTTCTTTAATGGGAATGGACCGCTATGAAGAAGCGATTCGCTTTATCGTTGCTTATCAGACAATTAGTGATTATTTAGACAATTTATGTGACCGGAGTACTTCTCTTGACCCGATCGATTTTGCGACGTTGCATGAATCAATGGAACATGCTCTCACCGTTGGGAAAGAGCAGAAAAATTATTATGAGCATCGCGAAGACCAAGATGATGGAGGGTATTTACATGATCTAGTGGCAACCTGTCAGGAGGTCCTTGCAGGGTTAGATAAGTACGAAATGATTCGGGAGCATTTGCTTGAGTTATGCCGTTATTATTGCGATTTACAAATACATAAGCATGTTCAACACGAAGAACGAATTCCCCGGCTCAAAGATTGGTTTGGTAAGCATAGAAGCAAAATACCTGAAATGGAGTGGTATGAATTTTCTGCTTGCTCTGGTTCAACATTAGGAATTTTCTGCCTTGTTTCATTTGCTATGAGTGAAGGATTTACTCATCACCATGCGGATTCTATTCGTGAAGGTTATTTCCCTTATGTGCAAGGATTACATATTCTTCTGGATTACTTTATTGACCAAGAAGAGGATTTAGATGGTGGAGATCTTAATTTTTGTTTTTACTATAAAGATGAAAAAGCGCTTTTTGAACGACTCAATCATTTTGTAAATGAAGCAGATCGCCACATTGAAAATCTGCCGTATAAAAGATTTCATCAGTTGATTAACCGAGGCTTATTAGGTATATATTTATCAGATGATAAAGTACGTAATCAAAGAGGAGTAAGAAAGCTTTCTCGAACAATGATCTGGAATTCAGGTCCCGTCGGTTTATTTTTCTATATTAATGGGCGTTTGTATCGCTCCGTGCAAAAATGGAATATCTTTCGAACGCGTACACATTAA
- a CDS encoding alpha/beta hydrolase, translated as MWKWEAEGNARAVIVIVHGAMEHHRRYGWLIEQWRNSGFHVVMGDLPGHGLTTRSRRGHIDSFEEYVDEVKKWIDASYQFDLPVFLIGHSMGGLITLRLLQKERLNVAGVILSSPCLGLVNKPSPILHAATFILNKVFPALRVSSGISLDMVTRNEDVRELDLKDTLYVKKISVRWYRELEEAMKNAFAMIKRTQDTPLLVVQSGDDRVVDKEKVRNWFNSVPLSEKRFKEWPKCYHEVFNEPEREEVFIYVKDFVEGQLKGLGYIV; from the coding sequence ATGTGGAAATGGGAAGCAGAAGGGAATGCTAGAGCAGTTATTGTTATCGTTCATGGGGCGATGGAGCATCATAGAAGATACGGTTGGCTTATTGAGCAGTGGAGAAATTCGGGCTTTCATGTCGTCATGGGTGATTTGCCTGGTCATGGATTAACGACAAGATCAAGAAGAGGGCATATCGATTCATTTGAAGAATACGTGGATGAAGTAAAAAAGTGGATTGATGCATCGTATCAATTTGATTTGCCTGTATTCTTAATTGGTCACAGCATGGGAGGACTGATTACACTAAGACTTCTACAAAAAGAGAGATTAAATGTAGCTGGTGTCATTCTTTCATCTCCTTGCTTAGGTTTAGTGAACAAGCCTTCTCCAATCTTACACGCGGCAACCTTTATTTTAAATAAAGTGTTCCCAGCCTTACGAGTATCTTCAGGAATTTCTTTAGACATGGTGACGAGAAATGAAGATGTAAGAGAGTTGGACCTTAAAGACACTTTATATGTAAAAAAGATATCTGTACGCTGGTATCGTGAGCTAGAAGAAGCGATGAAGAATGCATTCGCAATGATTAAAAGAACTCAGGACACACCATTATTGGTCGTTCAAAGTGGGGATGACAGGGTCGTAGATAAAGAGAAAGTAAGAAATTGGTTCAACTCTGTCCCTTTATCGGAAAAACGTTTCAAGGAATGGCCAAAATGCTATCATGAAGTGTTTAATGAACCAGAACGGGAAGAAGTATTTATATATGTTAAAGATTTCGTGGAAGGTCAATTAAAAGGACTAGGATATATTGTGTGA
- a CDS encoding gamma carbonic anhydrase, which translates to MIYPYHDKTPRIAETAYLAEYTTVTGDVVIGEQTSIWFGTVIRGDVAPTIIGDRVNIQDNSILHQSPNNPLIIENEVTIGHQVILHSCVIRKKALVGMGSIILDQAEIGEGAFIGAGSLVPQGKKIPPNTLAFGRPAKVIRELTEEDIKDRDRIMNQYVEKGQYYKSIQK; encoded by the coding sequence ATGATTTATCCTTATCATGATAAAACCCCGAGAATTGCCGAAACTGCGTACCTTGCCGAATATACGACGGTAACCGGAGATGTTGTCATTGGTGAACAAACAAGCATATGGTTCGGTACTGTTATCCGCGGAGATGTTGCCCCAACAATAATAGGGGACCGCGTGAACATTCAGGATAACTCTATTTTACACCAAAGTCCAAATAATCCGCTCATAATTGAAAACGAAGTCACCATCGGTCACCAAGTTATTTTGCATAGCTGCGTCATCCGAAAGAAAGCTTTAGTTGGAATGGGTTCTATTATACTAGATCAGGCAGAAATTGGCGAAGGTGCATTCATTGGTGCCGGAAGTTTAGTTCCTCAAGGAAAGAAAATCCCACCGAACACGCTTGCGTTTGGTCGCCCTGCCAAGGTGATTCGTGAGTTAACTGAGGAAGATATTAAGGATCGTGACAGAATCATGAACCAGTACGTAGAAAAAGGACAATACTACAAATCGATACAAAAATAA
- a CDS encoding C39 family peptidase: MTTLIILIGILTILLFIFTRLIKKSPSLKTSFSIIGMVLIGFFILFIAQTPHIAEAVGRMKTWVQAPLRSTNTFIDDKVDLTIIPLEQTVLLDAPVINQLPELPRGCEVTSLAMLLQYANISVDKMTLAKEIKKDTTAYKVSGGKVYYGHPNDGFVGSMYTKELPGLGVYHKPIKELAEKYLPGQIKDLTGSPFNELKIHLSDKRTVWVITNTSYKKLSSNQFVTWHTPSGIIDITYKEHSVLLTGFDKDFVYFNDPLTGEKNKKAPIMDFEESWVQMGSQAITYLPR, from the coding sequence ATGACTACACTAATCATATTAATAGGGATTTTAACCATCCTACTATTTATTTTCACACGTCTTATAAAGAAAAGTCCATCTCTTAAAACCTCGTTTTCAATTATTGGAATGGTTTTAATAGGGTTCTTCATCTTATTTATTGCACAAACCCCACATATTGCGGAAGCAGTAGGTCGAATGAAGACCTGGGTACAAGCCCCTTTACGTTCGACGAACACTTTTATTGATGATAAGGTTGACCTTACGATTATTCCGTTAGAACAAACCGTTCTCTTAGATGCACCGGTCATCAACCAACTACCTGAACTTCCACGTGGTTGTGAAGTTACGAGTTTAGCCATGTTATTACAATACGCAAATATTTCAGTAGATAAGATGACTCTTGCTAAAGAAATCAAAAAAGACACTACAGCCTACAAGGTCTCTGGTGGAAAAGTTTACTACGGTCATCCTAATGATGGATTTGTAGGGAGCATGTATACAAAAGAACTACCTGGTTTAGGCGTGTACCATAAACCCATTAAAGAACTAGCTGAAAAATATCTACCTGGACAAATTAAAGATTTAACCGGTTCACCTTTTAATGAATTAAAGATACACCTTTCTGACAAACGTACAGTCTGGGTGATCACCAACACCTCTTATAAAAAGCTATCATCCAACCAATTTGTGACCTGGCACACTCCAAGTGGTATTATTGATATTACCTACAAAGAACACTCTGTTTTATTAACAGGCTTTGATAAGGATTTTGTATACTTTAACGACCCATTAACAGGGGAAAAAAATAAAAAAGCACCCATAATGGATTTTGAAGAATCCTGGGTGCAAATGGGGAGTCAGGCAATTACCTACCTCCCTCGCTAA
- the asnB gene encoding asparagine synthase (glutamine-hydrolyzing): protein MCGFIGCVHDKSQVFSDGQKQQFENMNNVITHRGPDDDGYFYDSHVQFGFRRLSIIDIESGHQPLHFENERYWIIFNGEIYNYVELREELLAEGITFATSSDTEVIIALYSHLKEKAVEKLRGMFAFVIWDKVEKTLYGARDPFGIKPFFYFDDGEKTFFASEKKSILLALQNDVLNYDSLQYFLTYQFVPEPYTMSEGISKLEPGHYFTKKIGSEMEIKRYWKAHFHPVRKSESDFVKEIKDVLFDSVKIHMRSDVPVGSFLSGGIDSSIIASIAKEFHPAIKTFSVGFDHNGFSEIDVAKETADKLGVENISYIITPEEYMNEVPKIMWHMDDPLADPACVPLYFVAREARKHVTVVLSGEGADELFGGYNIYREPQSLDVFNKIPQVGKAFLRLLAKIMPEGMRGKSFIERGLTPLEERYIGNAKMFSELEKSDLLNTYNKGLDFTNITKPLYKESEGYDPVDRMQYIDIHTWMRGDILLKADKMTMAHSLELRVPFLDKAVFELASKIPTSLKTANGTTKYVLRKAAEGIVPEHVLNRKKLGFPVPIRHWLKAEMNEWAKTIIRESDTDYLLNKTYVLQLLEDHCQGKADNSRKIWTVLMFMVWHQVYVEKKYSFEKEYLAEKVLQS from the coding sequence ATGTGTGGTTTTATTGGATGTGTTCATGACAAATCGCAAGTGTTTAGTGATGGACAAAAACAACAATTTGAAAATATGAATAATGTGATTACACATCGCGGACCTGATGATGACGGATATTTTTATGATTCTCATGTTCAATTTGGGTTTCGTCGTTTAAGTATCATTGATATAGAAAGTGGGCATCAACCCCTTCATTTTGAAAACGAAAGATACTGGATTATTTTTAACGGTGAAATCTATAACTATGTTGAGTTGAGAGAAGAACTATTGGCAGAAGGAATAACCTTTGCAACAAGCTCCGATACAGAAGTAATTATTGCCCTATATAGCCATCTGAAGGAAAAAGCGGTGGAGAAGCTTCGTGGAATGTTTGCTTTTGTTATTTGGGATAAGGTTGAAAAGACGCTTTATGGAGCACGTGATCCATTCGGCATTAAGCCTTTCTTCTATTTTGATGACGGGGAAAAGACATTCTTTGCATCTGAGAAAAAGAGTATTTTACTCGCACTGCAGAACGATGTATTAAACTATGATTCTTTGCAGTATTTCTTAACGTATCAGTTTGTTCCTGAGCCTTATACGATGTCAGAAGGTATTTCAAAATTAGAACCAGGGCACTACTTTACAAAGAAAATCGGATCTGAAATGGAAATTAAGCGTTATTGGAAGGCTCATTTCCACCCAGTAAGAAAATCAGAGAGTGATTTTGTAAAGGAAATTAAAGATGTTCTTTTTGATTCTGTCAAAATTCATATGAGAAGTGATGTGCCTGTCGGTTCGTTCCTTTCTGGTGGAATTGACTCTTCGATCATTGCTTCCATTGCAAAAGAATTCCATCCGGCGATTAAGACATTTTCTGTAGGTTTTGATCATAATGGGTTTAGTGAGATTGATGTTGCTAAGGAAACGGCTGATAAGCTTGGAGTAGAAAATATTAGCTATATCATTACTCCAGAAGAGTATATGAATGAAGTACCGAAGATTATGTGGCATATGGACGATCCGCTTGCAGACCCTGCATGTGTACCTTTATATTTTGTGGCACGTGAAGCACGTAAGCACGTTACGGTGGTTCTATCTGGAGAAGGTGCAGATGAGCTATTTGGTGGCTACAATATTTATAGAGAGCCTCAGAGTCTAGATGTGTTTAATAAAATTCCACAGGTTGGAAAAGCATTTTTACGTTTACTAGCGAAAATCATGCCAGAAGGTATGCGTGGGAAGAGCTTTATTGAACGTGGTTTGACTCCTTTAGAAGAACGTTATATCGGAAATGCAAAGATGTTTAGTGAGCTTGAAAAGAGCGATCTACTAAATACGTATAACAAAGGTTTAGATTTCACCAATATCACAAAGCCTCTATATAAAGAAAGTGAAGGCTACGACCCAGTTGACCGTATGCAGTATATTGATATTCACACATGGATGCGTGGAGATATTTTATTAAAGGCTGACAAAATGACGATGGCTCATTCGTTAGAGCTTCGTGTCCCATTTTTAGATAAAGCTGTTTTTGAGCTTGCTTCTAAAATTCCAACGAGTTTAAAAACAGCGAATGGAACAACGAAGTACGTTCTTAGAAAAGCAGCAGAAGGAATTGTACCAGAACATGTTCTTAATCGTAAAAAACTTGGCTTCCCTGTTCCAATTCGTCACTGGTTAAAGGCTGAGATGAATGAGTGGGCGAAGACAATTATAAGAGAAAGTGATACAGATTATTTATTAAATAAGACGTATGTGCTTCAATTGCTTGAGGACCACTGCCAAGGGAAAGCTGATAATAGCAGAAAGATCTGGACGGTGCTCATGTTTATGGTATGGCATCAGGTGTATGTAGAAAAAAAGTATTCCTTCGAGAAGGAATACCTAGCGGAAAAAGTATTACAAAGCTAA
- the metK gene encoding methionine adenosyltransferase, producing MSKKRRLFTSESVTEGHPDKISDQISDSILDAILAKDANARVAAETSVTTGLVLVAGEITTSTYVDIPKIVRETIKEIGYTRAKYGFDSETCAVLTSIDEQSADIAMGVDQALEAREGSMSDEEIDAIGAGDQGLMFGFACNETKELMPLPISLAHKLARRLTEVRKEDILPYLRPDGKTQVTVEYDENNKPVRIDTIVISTQHHPEVTLEQIQRNLKEYVINPVVPEELIDENTKYFINPTGRFVIGGPQGDAGLTGRKIIVDTYGGYARHGGGAFSGKDPTKVDRSAAYAARYVAKNLVAAGLADKVEVQLAYAIGVAHPVSISIDTFGTSEVSEEVLIEVVRNNFDLRPAGIIKMLDLRRPIYKQTAAYGHFGRTDVDLPWERTDKADTLRKEALER from the coding sequence ATGTCAAAAAAACGTCGTTTATTTACATCCGAGTCAGTTACTGAAGGTCATCCAGATAAAATCAGTGACCAAATTTCAGACTCAATTTTAGATGCTATTTTAGCAAAAGACGCAAATGCTCGTGTTGCTGCAGAAACGTCAGTAACAACAGGTTTAGTATTAGTTGCTGGGGAAATTACAACCTCTACATACGTAGATATTCCAAAGATTGTTCGTGAAACAATTAAGGAAATTGGGTACACTCGTGCAAAATATGGTTTCGATTCAGAAACATGTGCGGTTTTAACTTCTATTGATGAGCAATCAGCTGATATTGCAATGGGGGTTGACCAAGCATTAGAAGCACGTGAAGGATCTATGTCTGATGAAGAAATCGATGCAATTGGAGCAGGAGACCAAGGGTTAATGTTTGGTTTTGCTTGTAACGAGACAAAAGAGCTTATGCCTCTTCCGATTTCTTTAGCACATAAACTAGCTCGCAGACTAACTGAAGTTCGTAAGGAGGATATTCTTCCTTACCTTCGTCCTGATGGAAAAACTCAGGTTACAGTTGAATACGATGAAAATAATAAGCCAGTTCGTATTGATACAATTGTTATTTCAACACAGCACCATCCTGAAGTAACTTTGGAGCAAATTCAACGTAATCTTAAAGAGTATGTTATTAACCCTGTTGTACCAGAAGAGTTAATTGATGAAAATACAAAGTATTTCATTAACCCAACTGGTCGTTTCGTTATCGGTGGACCACAAGGTGACGCTGGATTAACAGGACGTAAGATTATTGTAGATACGTACGGTGGTTATGCTCGTCACGGTGGCGGTGCATTCTCTGGTAAGGATCCTACAAAGGTTGACCGTTCAGCTGCGTACGCTGCTCGTTATGTAGCAAAGAATCTTGTTGCTGCAGGTTTAGCAGATAAAGTGGAAGTACAGCTTGCATACGCAATCGGTGTTGCACATCCAGTATCTATCTCTATTGATACATTTGGTACTAGCGAAGTAAGTGAAGAAGTTCTTATTGAAGTTGTACGTAATAACTTCGATCTTCGTCCAGCTGGAATCATTAAAATGCTTGATTTAAGACGTCCTATCTATAAGCAAACTGCTGCTTATGGTCACTTTGGTCGTACAGATGTAGATCTTCCATGGGAGCGTACAGATAAAGCTGACACGCTTCGTAAGGAAGCTCTTGAAAGATAA